The Malassezia restricta chromosome I, complete sequence genome contains the following window.
TTCGGCCATGGCGAGCCCGGTGAGCTACGGATTGTGGAGCTGCTTTCGTCGGCAGATGATACCAATTGGGAAgcagcacacgacagcctCGAGGTCGCCAACAAGCAGTATGGTCTGGCGCTAGCACCGGATGAGATCAATTACCTTGTCGACGCCTTTGTGCGTGGACAGGGCGACACTGCGCCTCTACGGCGGAACCCCACGGATGTCGAGCTGTTCATGTTTGCTCAAGTCAACTCGGAGCACTGTCGCCACAAGATTTTTAATGCAACGTGGACCATTGATGGCAAAGTGCAGCCGCAGTCGCTCTTTGCGATGATCCGCAACACACACAAGGTGACGCCGGACCACACCATCAGTGCGTACTCGGACAATGCCGCCGTTCTGGATGGCTCGGAGGGCGTTCGTTTCCTCCCTGTGCCTGATGCCTCATCGCCTGCGATCCCAAACGTGTACATCGGTCGTCGAGAGGCGATGCCGATCTTGGCGAAAGTCGAGACTCATAACCACCCCACGGCCATCTCGCCGTACCCAGGTGCCGCCACGGGCTCAGGTGGCGAGATTCGTGACGAAGGTGCCGTGGGCCGTGGCTCCAAGCCTAAAGCGGGTCTGGCCGGCTTCATGACGTCGAatctgctgctgcctgGCGAAGCGCGGCAGCCGTGGGAAGAGGACGTGGGACAGCCGATGCATGTCTCGAGTGCGTTCGAGATCATGCGTGACGCGCCGATAGGCTCGGCATCGTTTAACAATGAGTTTGGACGTCCGGCTCTGACTGGTTTCTGGCGCACGCTGTGTGAGAAGGTGCCGACCGACAAGGGCACGATGGAGTGGCGTGGCTACCACAAGCCGATCATGCTGGCTGGTGGTCTGGGCAATGTGCGCCCTGCCTACACATTCAAGGGCCACATTGAGCCGGGTGATGCGCTTATTGTCATGGGCGGTCCTGGTTATTTGATTGGCCTCGGAGGCGGTACGAGCTCCTCGCTGGCTGGTGGCGGCGAAGGCAATCGGTCACAGCTAGACTTTGTGAGTGTGTCGCGTGAGAATGCCGagatgcagcgccgctgccaAGAGGTGATTGACTTTTGCTGCACCTGCCAGACGAACCCGATCGAGAGTATCCATGACGTGGGTGCTGGCGGTCTGAGCAATGCGCTGCCAGAGAttgtgcacgacgccgGTCTCGGTGCCGTGTTTGAGCTGCGTGACGTGCCTCTGGGTAACTCATCTTTGAGCCCCCTGGCCATCTGGTGCAACGAGAGCCAAGAGCGCTATGTGCTGGCTGTCCGCCCCTCGAATCTCGCCGCCTTCAAGGCCATAGCCGAGCGTGAGCGATGTCCGATCGCTGTCGTTGGCTACGCCACCCAAGAGCAGCGTCTCGTGCTCCATGACCGACTGCGGAACGAGACGTGCATTGATCtgcccatgtcgacgcTCTTTGGCAAGCCGCCCAAAATGGAGCGCTCGGCCGTGCATGTTGAGCGCCAGCTGCAGGCATTTGATGCTTCGCTGTCGGCGTACCTGCCGGGCTTGGACGAGCAGGCTCGTATCGCTGCGGCTGCGGACCGTGTGCTGCACCTGCCGTCTGTCGGCAGCAAAGCTTATCTGATTACGATCGGCGACCGCAGCGTCACGGGTCTAGTTACGCGTGACCAGATGGTGGGTCCGTATCAGGTACCTGTGGCTGATGTGGCTGtgacgcgcacgtcgtacTCGTTCGatgacgatgcgcctggTGAGGCCATGACGAgtggcgagcgcacgccgctctCGATTCTGAGTGGcgctgccgcagcgcgcatGGCTGTAGCTGAGACGCTGACCAATATGGCTGCGGCCTACGTCGACGACATTACCAAGGTCAAGCTGAGCGCCAACTGGATGTGCTCGGCTGGATACGAGCAGGACGGCGCGACTCTGTACGACGCCGTCCAGGCCATTGGCTTGGACCTGTGTCCCAAGCTGGGCCTGTCGATTCCCGTCGGCAAGGACTCGATGTCGATGGGCATGTCATGGCGCACAGAGGCCGGCGAAGCACGCACGGTGCATGCACCTTTGAGTCCCATCATTACCGGCTTTGCACCCGTGGAACGCGTGTCCGAGACTTGGACGCCGCAGCTTCAGCGCATGGAATCGAGCTTAGTGCTGATTGACCTGGCCAATGGCCATCAACGTCTGGGTGGCTCCGCGTTGGCGCAAGTGTTCCGTCAAGTGGGAACGGAGTCGCCGGATGTGGAGAATGCGGACGTGCTCAAGGCCTTCTTccatgccatggccatgctcaagcagctgcacgccaACATGCCGCAGGCAGCTCCGCTTGTGCATGCATACCATGATCGTTCGGATGGTGGTCTGCTGACGACGGTGCTGGAGATGGCGTTTGCGGGACGTGTGGGTGTCGACCTGGACATTTCCCAAATTGTGCGTGCCTCGCCTATCGCGGCCCTCTTTAATGAGGAGCTGGGTGCCGTCCTGCAAGTGCGCAGCGCTGACGTGTCTGCTGTGACGTCTGTGCTCACAAGTCTCGGTGTGCCTGGTCAGGCCATACGCGTCATTGGTCACGTGCGTTTGGAAGATGAAGACATTCACGTCCGCTGCCATGGTCAGGCAGTGTATTCGACGACtcgcgccgacgcccaAAAGGCGTGGGCTGCGACGTCGTTCCACATGCAGACGCTGCGAGACAATCCAGAGTCGGCCAAGCAGGAGTATGCGCTGATTAGTGAGTGCAGCGAACGCACAGCTCTGACGTACGAACTGACGTTTTCGCCCGCCGACTCGTCCAAGTGGTCGGATCCTGATACCGTGGAGCGGCCCCTCGCATCGCAGCCACGTGTGGCCATTTTGCGTGAACAGGGCGTGAacggccatgtcgagaTGGCATGGGCCTTCGCTCAGGCGGGCTTCTGCGTGGTGGACGTACACATGACCGATTTGCTGTCGaagcgcgtgtcgctggaGCCGTTTGTGGGCTTGGCTGCCTGTGGTGGCTTTTCGTACGGTGACGTGCTGGGATCCGGCCGTGGCTGGGCCCAGTCGATTCTGCACTCACCACACGTGAATGCTGAATTCGCGGCCTTCTTCCAGCGCGAAAAGACATTCGCCCTCGGCGTGTGCAATGGATGCCAGATGTTCAGTGTGCTTGGCCGTGCAGGTCTCATTCCCGGCGCTGAACACTGGCCGCTGTTTGCGCCGAATGAAAGTGGCCGCTTTGAAGCACGGTTTACGACCGTGGAGATCAAGTCGACCGACTGCATCTTTTTCCGTGGCATGCAAGGCAGCCGCATCCCAGTCGCACTCGCTCATGCTGAAGGCCGAGCTTCGTTCCGTGGCTCGTCGACGCTCGAAGGACTAGATGCCCAACgcggcatcgcgctcaaGTACACGGACCACCGCTTCCCCCTCAACCCCAACGGCTCGACAGCCAATGTGGCAGGTGTGACGGCGAACAAGGGCCGGGTACTAGCACTCATGCCGCATCCTGAGCGTGTCGTGGCGACACAAGCACTCAGCTGGGTGCCGTCGGACATGGCCAACCGCTGGAACGGACGCAGTCCGTGGTTCCGCATGTTTGAGAACGCACGTACCTTTGTCGCATAGATACATATACACTAGATATCTCTGTAGGGTATGTCTACGACCGAACGCCGTCGTCTGTCGTAGCGCGAGACGACGCCCGTGTcgacggaggcggcgcctcTGACCAGGCCGACGCCTGCGTCACGGCCTGAAGGTAGCCACGATCGCGGAAAAAGTCGTATATGTGCGCAAGTTTGCGGCGATCAATCGCACACAAATGCACCCAGTGCTCGATGGTCAACTCCCGATGGTGCACAAAGCTGCTTGTGAGCAAGACCGACTTGAGAAGCAGGAAGGGCTGGGGAAGAATGTGCAGCGCCGAGcacagctgctgctcctcTGGCGAAAGCAATTGGATCGAAGGCGCACTTGCAAAGGAAAACTCATCGCCTTCCTTCTTATCCAGGACGGACTGACTTCGATCACGGTGCCGAGCACGGCCTGTTGTCTGGGCAGGCAGCGTTCCTTCTGCGGCCTCCATCTGCCGTTTCGTgcgctcggccagctcACTTTCGTAGCGTGCTGCCTCGGACAGCGTCGTAATGCCCAATGTACGGTACTGCTGAAGCTGCCGAACGACTTTTTTTAGTGCCTCTTCATAGCATAGGTTCTGGTATAATTCTTCAAAGTCCATGGCTGTCTGAAGCGTCGAAAAATGCTTGATACGCGCCAGCAAATCACGCTCCTCCTTGGGCCGCCGGCGCTCCCCTGCTGTATTTCGTCGGTAGTCCACCAAGTTGCGCTCAAAAAGAAACTGCTTTTTACGAGCTCGGCGGTCCAAGTGGCCGCTATAAATGTCGAGGATGGCCAGTTTGAGTTCCAAGTCGGTCGGATCTTCTTCCCAGTCAGGGGTATGATCATCATGGGTGGCGTCTTCTGTTTTCGCCTCGGCTTTGGTATCTGGCACCGCATTTTCTTGTGCGTCTTCCGGTTTTTCGTCCACTTGCATAGATTCGTCAGGTGGGGGATGCGTATCGAGGGCGTCAGAAAACGTCTCTTCTTCCATATCATCTTGGTTTGGCACGGCAGCCGGAACCGGACCACCGCGTCCACTAGACTCCATACGTGGTTTGCCCTGAGTAGCACTCTTCCCATCCAATGCTTCTTTCTCCGTCGGCATTGTGTCACCCCCAAACGAATATACCAGTCCAAACTCCATGTCCTTGACAGCATGCTCCGCTTCCTGCTCAAACTCTTGTTCAAACTCCAATCGTCCGGGCATAAATCCTGAAATTTCGCTGTGAGTCGTAGGGGCTGAGACGAGCGGTTTGGCAGCTTTGGGCGGTACAATCGGCATCTGCGAAGCACGCAACTGTTCAATGCGCTGACGACGCTGTAGCTGAAACTCGTCGGGAGAGATGTCGGCGTGAAAGTCTTGGTCAGGTCCCACGATGGGCAGCGGCTCTTCGCCCTGAAATTCCGGGTCACAAGCGTGGTTttcgcgccatgcatccacaGCTTTTTGGGCACGCGCCTCACCGGACGGCGTACCATTTTTACCTTCAATGTACACATCGATAAAATGACGCTGTACCTCTTCTTTGGTGCGATTACCTATATGGTCAGCAATATCTGCCCAGTTTCCCACACCATATAGCTGGCATCCATCAATCAGTAGCAGTTCTTCATCCACGCCCCAGTCTGGACAATACACAGGCGTCGCATGCTGCTCAATGACACGGTAGTCGTGCCATGCTTTGTGCTGACCCAATTCCGAGCCAGTACAAAAGCATGTACCACACAAATCGAAATCCTCGCATCCACCCGCACACCGAATGCGCACGGTCAATGTGATATCTGCACCGCACACATCGCAGTGGTATCGCACACCCGGCTCAGAAGCAGCTGCAATAGTAAGCAATTTGAAACGTACATGATCGCTCCTGATTCGAGTGTGTCGGGCGCGGTTTGCGATGGCTAACAGTCATCCACCCAGACTGCTTTTATGCTTAATGTATGGCAGCCcacacgccgcgcgtcgatTTGGTCGACGTGAATGCTACTAGCGTCGTCCTCAAGCGAGTGAAATCACGTGGTACCACGTGGAGAACATTCGATCGTCGTGCGAAGCGACCAGCCGCTCCTTCTCACCCCTTGGCCGACATGATGCCTATGTCTCGTGACTATGGCACAGAACAAGATAAGGTAAACTGCTCCTTTTATTTCAAGATAGGAGCATGTAGGCACGGAGACAGGTGTTCACGTCGTCATATTCAACCCGAGCGCTCTCGAACCATTCTTCTATCTAATGTATACCAAAACCCAAAATATCTTGATCCTGACTGCCGCGCATCCGATGCGGAATTGCAGCAGCAGTTTGACGATTTCTTCGCTGACTTTTTCAAGGGACTGAGCGCATATGGTCATCTTGTTGAGATGCATGTCTGCGATAATGTGGGTGACCATCTAATTGGGAACGTTTATGCCCGCTACGAGACGGAGGACGAAGCGCAATGCGCCGTGGATGGTCTAAATACGCGGTGGTACTATCAACGCCCCCTTTTTGCAGAGCTGTCACCCGTGAGCGACTTTCGCGAGGCGTGCTGCCGACAAAATGAGACCAACGAATGCAATCGTGGAGGCCAGTGTAATTTTATGCATCTTCGACACGCGTCCCCCCCTTTGGTGCGTGAGTTGTaccagcagctcgctgTCGAAAATCGAGAAAGAAGGCGCGAAGCACACGCCAAAGAAGACTTTTTGCGGCTTGGCTGGAAAGAGCGGCTTGAGCGCTTGCACTCTGAGGCCATTGAGCAATACGGCCCTGACCTGCCCGTGTGGAATGCTCCAGATTGGCACCAGGGCACCAGTGGCGGCGACTGGCGTTCGGAGCCAACTGCGTCCAACGAAGAGATCACTCCATCTACCGCGTAAATACCATCGTAGACATTATTGTTGATATCTATTTGCACATGCTCTAACAAAGCTCTTTTTACGTGCAGCATGATGCTCCGAATCGCGCAGTCGAGGCGTCAAGATGGACACTCTCAACATGGCTAGCCGTCTGTCTCGATTCTGGAGGGTTCATTTTGTATCGTTCAAAGATATCTTTTGCGATAGATGCGAATACTTCAGCCACATTCTGCGTGTCAGTCATGCAGACATCGTACCTGGCCAGTCTTAGCACTTGTCTCGAAAAATAACAAGCTGGGCTGTCAGCAAAATGTACTTACTTATGCTGTTGAGCAAACGCTCTGCCTTCCTCTTCTGATACAGTACGTTGTGTACTAGGGCGATCGGCCATATTTCCCACCAAGGCAATGCTGGCGTTTTCTTCGGCTTGCTCGCGAACGTCTTCGAGCCAGCTGGGCAAATGCTCAAATGTATCATGCTCGGTCACATCGTACACCAATAAACACCCGGCAGCCCCCTTATAATAGGAGCGTGTGATCTGTTATAAGTTATCAGGACGTACACTCCGAAACTGTTCACTGCCTGCTGTGTCCCAGATCTGCAGTTTGAGTCGTTCACCGGAATCAAGCGTCACGATATGCGATCCAAATTCGATGCCGATGGTAGCATCAGACTCGACCAAAAAACGGTCTTCTGTGAAACGTACAAGCAGGGAAGATTTGCCGACAGACGCGTCCCCAATGATGATGAATTTAAGGATATAGTCCCAGGCTGGTCCGGGAGGCATGATGGCAGGGCAAAATATTTGTGGGGAACGCCAAGGGTGGCGCGCAAGTCGACCTCGTCACAACACTTTATTCAGGATGTCTATATACTAGTCGGGACCTCCCTCATCATCTGTAAACTCCTCCTCTCTCATAATACCAGCGTGTTGTCCTCCAAAACCAGCGCATTTGGCCCAATGCCATCCGTCTGAATAGGGCTCGACATGCACTGGGAGGAGAAGGGTATAGTAGCTGGCTGCCATGCCAGGGCCCACATTGAAAAATATTTGCAGGTTGCGAATCCATCCTAGATCGTACACGCTCTGGAATACCGCGTCTCGCTCCTTGGCTGTTTTTTGGTAATGTGAATGATCCTGACTCTCCACAGACGTTTCATTGCGTGCTGCCAGGTACAAATGCCACAATGCCAGGATAAATACCGCTGGCCCCATCACAATGGCCTTTGCATAAAGCGCCAAGTATAGGATGCGTGGGAACACGGTCGATATCCAAATCTTGTTCACCAGAGCATTATAAGCGATAGGCCAACCTGAGATGGCGAATATGAAAGCACCAAGGGAGAACCATAACATGAACAATATGAAATACCGTTCATTTCCCAGACCTACACATTGATTCAGCCATGGGCAGTGATGATCGTATTTCAAGATACACGCATTACACGTGCGGCAATGATGTGTCCGCTCAGGCTTGGGGGGATACACGATCATCTTAGCCTCCTTGTCGCCGAGCCATGCGTGAATATCGTGCTCGCCCTCGTCTTCCTGATCATGGAACAATGCAGCAGGTGCATCGGGAGCTTGATGCGGATTATCAGTATGGGCCAAAGCAGCTTCTTCCCATTGCTGCATGACGCCCGCCCGGCGATTGATTTTCTCTTCCCATCGCAACTCGGGCGGAAGACACGACAGAGCCTTGGCCAGTGTCACAGGTTTGCACTTTTTACAAAAACGAAATACGCAGCGGAGATCCTCTTCAGGATTGCCGCACAAGTATTTATCAGGCAATGGGTTTTTGTCACTTTGACTTTTGCATATCATGTCCAATTCCACGTCCAACGGCAACTTCATGCAAGCGGCCGCGGCAACTTGATATtgccgcgtgcgccaccaCGACCTGCTGCCCGGACCGAGTCGGCACTCTCTGTTCGGAGAGGGCAGTCCGTGCTGTACAGTCCCTGGTCCCACTGTACACGCCATATAATAGGACCAGATCATCATGGTCACAATATAGAGACACAGTAAGGTGACAATAGAGCACAGGAGCATCACCGACGCATCCGTGACGATGCCTTCCCAGAATGCATTGGGTACTGCTAATATCAAGTGCCATATGGATGGGAGCGACATGATTTCAGCGAGGGCGTTTGGCATCGGAAGCCGGTTCGGAAACGTGCAAGTAAAAAAGGCCATCATGCCCATGCCGACAAGAATCACATATAAGGCGACAAACAGTGGACCTACGCGACCTAATACGGCCTCTCCCATCCGCTCGAAACGCCTGAAGGACCTGTTCACGAGGTGTGCCAGCGCTTTCATTCCATAGGTTACTTGGAGGATGAGAGACGATGGGGCTTTGGTCGCTTGACAGGCTGCAAGTGCGCCTCACCGCGTCAATTTTGAAGTGGAGATATCGGCCGAAGACGGAATTGGGTCTCGTACGCTGGGCCGCCCAACGCATCTTGGGCGCGGATcacgacgaggcagcaCATCTGATCATGTCGCAGCTATACGCGCAAGCTGAGGTATGCTAACTTGTGTCGAAAATACTTACATCAGGCCGAATACAATGCATGGCCTGTGCAAAACCCACTGATTCCTGTCCGTTTTCTGCCTGCTATTGCATCCGTGTCTCTGGGTGCTGCATTCCTGCTGGCATTCTTCTATACCACGTACGTATTTCTCGTGCCTTCTAACGTATTCGCAGTCTTCCAAACGCCAGCGGATCGATCAAAGCACCCGTTTTGAGCTTGCTTAGCAGTCTCTGTGCCGGTGTCGGCCTTGTTGCGCTCATGAATGCGGTGGGTGTGTATGTGTAACATAGTTTAGCATGGATACGACGCTGTCTTTATCATATCCACTCGTAGACTGGGGCCTCGTGAGGGGTCTGGACGGAGATCGACCGGTAGGCCAGGGCTTTGTGGAGGCTACCTACGAGCGCAAAAACGGGGCACGTCTTAGGCCAGCACCACCCaggccttggcgcgctgTGAATGGGCGAAGCGTTCCTTCCATGCACATCGACACCCCAAACCGTCCGTATTCAGGAAGTATTAGATCAAGTGCCTGTGACTCCCAAGTATGCATGCCCGCTTGATCATGATGCCTTGCAAGTGGTTCAGCAGCGCTGTGCTCGGGTGACACAGACACAAAGGCCTTCATCTCAGAGCGAAGCGCTTTCAGCAGCCGACGAGGCTTGGTCTTGTCGTTTTTTAGGCTCCGCACCTCAAGAAAGACCCGAAGTCCCCGCAGCCTTTGCGTTCGACCATTATGAACATGTACAAGCCTATGC
Protein-coding sequences here:
- a CDS encoding phosphoribosylformylglycinamidine synthase, encoding MDAPPCITLLGPSTSLEAKRKQLLEQVQAVAPHVQHLDGVFLHLVLVPSHDELSILQDASSTERQRLDDLLNYGDDIVLPGTREVVQLALQGQRTAGKDVLFVLPRPGNTTPWSSKATDISHICEMDGMIARMERGMAFVLDVMEPLSDDELGRVQSCLHDRMTQIISREPPSVHIKELFGHGEPGELRIVELLSSADDTNWEAAHDSLEVANKQYGLALAPDEINYLVDAFVRGQGDTAPLRRNPTDVELFMFAQVNSEHCRHKIFNATWTIDGKVQPQSLFAMIRNTHKVTPDHTISAYSDNAAVLDGSEGVRFLPVPDASSPAIPNVYIGRREAMPILAKVETHNHPTAISPYPGAATGSGGEIRDEGAVGRGSKPKAGLAGFMTSNLLLPGEARQPWEEDVGQPMHVSSAFEIMRDAPIGSASFNNEFGRPALTGFWRTLCEKVPTDKGTMEWRGYHKPIMLAGGLGNVRPAYTFKGHIEPGDALIVMGGPGYLIGLGGGTSSSLAGGGEGNRSQLDFVSVSRENAEMQRRCQEVIDFCCTCQTNPIESIHDVGAGGLSNALPEIVHDAGLGAVFELRDVPLGNSSLSPLAIWCNESQERYVLAVRPSNLAAFKAIAERERCPIAVVGYATQEQRLVLHDRLRNETCIDLPMSTLFGKPPKMERSAVHVERQLQAFDASLSAYLPGLDEQARIAAAADRVLHLPSVGSKAYLITIGDRSVTGLVTRDQMVGPYQVPVADVAVTRTSYSFDDDAPGEAMTSGERTPLSILSGAAAARMAVAETLTNMAAAYVDDITKVKLSANWMCSAGYEQDGATLYDAVQAIGLDLCPKLGLSIPVGKDSMSMGMSWRTEAGEARTVHAPLSPIITGFAPVERVSETWTPQLQRMESSLVLIDLANGHQRLGGSALAQVFRQVGTESPDVENADVLKAFFHAMAMLKQLHANMPQAAPLVHAYHDRSDGGLLTTVLEMAFAGRVGVDLDISQIVRASPIAALFNEELGAVLQVRSADVSAVTSVLTSLGVPGQAIRVIGHVRLEDEDIHVRCHGQAVYSTTRADAQKAWAATSFHMQTLRDNPESAKQEYALISECSERTALTYELTFSPADSSKWSDPDTVERPLASQPRVAILREQGVNGHVEMAWAFAQAGFCVVDVHMTDLLSKRVSLEPFVGLAACGGFSYGDVLGSGRGWAQSILHSPHVNAEFAAFFQREKTFALGVCNGCQMFSVLGRAGLIPGAEHWPLFAPNESGRFEARFTTVEIKSTDCIFFRGMQGSRIPVALAHAEGRASFRGSSTLEGLDAQRGIALKYTDHRFPLNPNGSTANVAGVTANKGRVLALMPHPERVVATQALSWVPSDMANRWNGRSPWFRMFENARTFVA
- a CDS encoding transcriptional adapter 2-alpha → MTVSHRKPRPTHSNQERSSASEPGVRYHCDVCGADITLTVRIRCAGGCEDFDLCGTCFCTGSELGQHKAWHDYRVIEQHATPVYCPDWGVDEELLLIDGCQLYGVGNWADIADHIGNRTKEEVQRHFIDVYIEGKNGTPSGEARAQKAVDAWRENHACDPEFQGEEPLPIVGPDQDFHADISPDEFQLQRRQRIEQLRASQMPIVPPKAAKPLVSAPTTHSEISGFMPGRLEFEQEFEQEAEHAVKDMEFGLVYSFGGDTMPTEKEALDGKSATQGKPRMESSGRGGPVPAAVPNQDDMEEETFSDALDTHPPPDESMQVDEKPEDAQENAVPDTKAEAKTEDATHDDHTPDWEEDPTDLELKLAILDIYSGHLDRRARKKQFLFERNLVDYRRNTAGERRRPKEERDLLARIKHFSTLQTAMDFEELYQNLCYEEALKKVVRQLQQYRTLGITTLSEAARYESELAERTKRQMEAAEGTLPAQTTGRARHRDRSQSVLDKKEGDEFSFASAPSIQLLSPEEQQLCSALHILPQPFLLLKSVLLTSSFVHHRELTIEHWVHLCAIDRRKLAHIYDFFRDRGYLQAVTQASAWSEAPPPSTRASSRATTDDGVRS
- a CDS encoding splicing factor U2AF 35 kDa subunit — protein: MMPMSRDYGTEQDKVNCSFYFKIGACRHGDRCSRRHIQPERSRTILLSNVYQNPKYLDPDCRASDAELQQQFDDFFADFFKGLSAYGHLVEMHVCDNVGDHLIGNVYARYETEDEAQCAVDGLNTRWYYQRPLFAELSPVSDFREACCRQNETNECNRGGQCNFMHLRHASPPLVRELYQQLAVENRERRREAHAKEDFLRLGWKERLERLHSEAIEQYGPDLPVWNAPDWHQGTSGGDWRSEPTASNEEITPSTA
- a CDS encoding Rab family GTPase is translated as MPPGPAWDYILKFIIIGDASVGKSSLLVRFTEDRFLVESDATIGIEFGSHIVTLDSGERLKLQIWDTAGSEQFRSITRSYYKGAAGCLLVYDVTEHDTFEHLPSWLEDVREQAEENASIALVGNMADRPSTQRTVSEEEGRAFAQQHNLLFFETSAKTGQNVAEVFASIAKDIFERYKMNPPESRQTASHVESVHLDASTARFGASCCT
- a CDS encoding palmitoyltransferase, with translation MKALAHLVNRSFRRFERMGEAVLGRVGPLFVALYVILVGMGMMAFFTCTFPNRLPMPNALAEIMSLPSIWHLILAVPNAFWEGIVTDASVMLLCSIVTLLCLYIVTMMIWSYYMACTVGPGTVQHGLPSPNRECRLGPGSRSWWRTRQYQVAAAACMKLPLDVELDMICKSQSDKNPLPDKYLCGNPEEDLRCVFRFCKKCKPVTLAKALSCLPPELRWEEKINRRAGVMQQWEEAALAHTDNPHQAPDAPAALFHDQEDEGEHDIHAWLGDKEAKMIVYPPKPERTHHCRTCNACILKYDHHCPWLNQCVGLGNERYFILFMLWFSLGAFIFAISGWPIAYNALVNKIWISTVFPRILYLALYAKAIVMGPAVFILALWHLYLAARNETSVESQDHSHYQKTAKERDAVFQSVYDLGWIRNLQIFFNVGPGMAASYYTLLLPVHVEPYSDGWHWAKCAGFGGQHAGIMREEEFTDDEGGPD